A part of Pararoseomonas sp. SCSIO 73927 genomic DNA contains:
- the istA gene encoding IS21 family transposase — MELLSVIRRWHYRDRIPIREIERRSGLSRNTIRKYLRSDAVEVRFKVPQRPSRLDPFADKLSEWLRVEAGKGRKGRRTVRRIHADLVALGYAGSYARVAAFVRRWQAGREVAQRTTGRGVFVPLAFQPGEAFQFDWSEDWATVGGKRLKLQAAHTKLSHSRAFVVRAYKLQTHEMLFDALAEAFRVLGGVPRRGIFDNMRTAVDRVGTGKIRQVNARFAAMASHYLFEPTFCSPASGWEKGQVEKNVQDARRQIWQVMPPFGDLPALNTWLEARCIERWGELAHGVLPGSVAEVHARERASLMPMGRAFDGFVEHAKRVSPTCLVHFESNRYSVPASFANRPVSLRVYPDRLVVVAEGQVLCEHARIVERSHDVPSRTVYDWRHYLAVIQRKPGALRNGAPFAEMPEAFRRLQAQLLRRPGGEREMVEILALVLQHDEGAVLCAVELALEGGVATKTHVLNLLHRLTDSPSTAAAIDAPQALVLTQEPRADIGRYDALRDREVRYAS; from the coding sequence ATGGAGTTGTTGAGCGTGATCCGCCGGTGGCATTACCGGGATCGGATCCCCATCCGCGAGATCGAGCGACGGTCAGGCCTGTCGCGGAACACGATCCGCAAGTACCTGCGGTCGGACGCGGTCGAGGTGCGGTTCAAGGTCCCCCAGCGCCCGAGCCGCCTGGACCCGTTCGCCGACAAGCTGTCGGAGTGGCTGAGGGTGGAGGCGGGCAAGGGCCGCAAGGGGCGCCGGACGGTGCGGCGGATCCACGCCGACCTGGTCGCCCTGGGGTATGCGGGCTCCTACGCTCGTGTGGCGGCCTTCGTCCGGCGCTGGCAGGCGGGGCGGGAGGTGGCCCAGCGGACCACCGGGCGCGGGGTGTTCGTGCCGCTCGCCTTCCAGCCCGGCGAGGCCTTCCAGTTCGACTGGAGCGAGGACTGGGCGACGGTGGGCGGCAAGCGGCTCAAGCTGCAGGCCGCGCACACCAAGCTGTCGCACAGCCGGGCCTTCGTGGTCCGGGCCTACAAGCTGCAGACCCACGAGATGCTGTTCGACGCCCTGGCCGAGGCCTTCCGCGTGCTGGGCGGCGTGCCGCGCCGCGGGATCTTCGACAACATGCGGACCGCCGTGGATCGCGTGGGCACGGGCAAGATCCGGCAGGTCAACGCGCGTTTCGCGGCCATGGCCAGCCACTACCTGTTCGAGCCGACGTTCTGCAGTCCGGCCTCGGGCTGGGAGAAGGGTCAGGTCGAGAAAAACGTGCAGGACGCGCGGCGGCAGATCTGGCAGGTCATGCCGCCGTTCGGCGACCTGCCCGCCCTCAACACGTGGCTTGAGGCGCGCTGCATCGAGCGCTGGGGCGAGCTCGCCCACGGGGTCCTGCCGGGCAGCGTCGCCGAGGTCCACGCCCGGGAGAGGGCAAGCCTGATGCCGATGGGGCGGGCGTTCGACGGCTTCGTCGAGCACGCCAAGCGGGTGTCGCCGACCTGCCTCGTGCACTTCGAGAGCAACCGCTACAGCGTCCCTGCCTCGTTCGCTAATCGGCCGGTCAGCCTGCGGGTCTATCCCGACCGGCTCGTCGTGGTCGCCGAGGGGCAGGTCCTGTGCGAGCACGCCCGGATCGTCGAGCGCTCGCACGACGTTCCCAGCCGCACCGTCTACGACTGGCGGCACTACCTGGCGGTGATCCAGCGCAAGCCGGGGGCGCTGCGTAACGGCGCACCCTTCGCCGAGATGCCGGAGGCGTTCCGCAGGCTCCAGGCCCAGCTCCTGCGTCGGCCGGGGGGCGAGCGGGAGATGGTGGAGATCCTCGCCCTCGTGCTGCAGCACGACGAGGGAGCGGTGCTCTGTGCCGTGGAGCTGGCCCTCGAGGGCGGCGTCGCCACCAAGACCCACGTCCTCAACCTCCTGCACCGTCTGACCGACAGCCCGAGCACGGCCGCGGCCATCGACGCCCCCCAGGCCCTTGTCCTGACCCAGGAGCCAAGGGCCGACATCGGGCGCTACGACGCGCTCCGGGATCGCGAGGTGCGCTATGCGTCATGA